In Drosophila miranda strain MSH22 chromosome Y unlocalized genomic scaffold, D.miranda_PacBio2.1 Contig_Y3_pilon, whole genome shotgun sequence, a single window of DNA contains:
- the LOC117194804 gene encoding uncharacterized protein LOC117194804 — MSNISLSSGTDSVGHMDRGSSSSLASSAPVGTNTITSGISKECANYPVGSQSARPYVELPGIHISNPPQYGPGNMQEIDAGKMAHNGKALTGRYNATPTYGFDNEQNYCLNPMPPPPYALARVSSTRNFELENHTPPACPGSGPIAIANGTIQLRLRDGVRIDMTLDKAVRVLNQRSMVASLCQDVVQGCELHQRGVRSHLVDTAGTRTTTDTFTDLTKDYTLAVFYDDSRHGPSYMAEAHDVIANSAYTCTEDGTEIYDIIGFRITQAADGLVKVTRVDNKCLIRTSPGNGSATLTTPGIHCTASLGKTSHLFVRRNEKRMHFDGSCFIVRNAGHSAGFNENNLLIVY; from the exons ATGAGCAACATCTCGCTGTCCTCCGGCACGGACTCCGTGGGCCACATGGatcgcggcagcagctccagtctcGCTAGCAGCGCCCCCGTTGGCACCAACACCATCACCAGCGGCATTTCCAAGGAGTGCGCCAATTACCCCGTCGGCAGTCAGTCGGCCCGTCCATACGTCGAACTGCCGGGCATACACATTTCCAACCCTCCCCAGTACGGGCCAGGGAATATGCAGGAAATAGACGCTGGCAAAATGGCGCACAACGGCAAGGCACTCACAGGGCGCTacaatgccacgcccacctatgGCTTCGACAACGAGCAGAACTACTGCCTG AATCCAATGCCCCCTCCACCATACGCCTTGGCACGCGTGAGCAGCACACGCAACTTCGAGCTCGAGAACCACACACCGCCGGCATGTCCCGGCTCTGGACCCATTGCCATTGCGAACGGCACCATCCAGTTGCGCCTCCGCGATGGCGTGCG AATTGACATGACTCTGGACAAGGCGGTGCGCGTGCTCAATCAGCGCAGCATGGTGGCA TCGCTATGCCAAGATGTGGTACAAGGGTGTGAGCTTCACCAGCGAGGCGTGCGCTCTCATCTGGTGGACACAGCCGGGACGCGCACCACAACCGACACTTTCACCGATCTGACCAAGGACTACACCCTGGCAGTGTTCTATGA CGACTCGCGGCATGGTCCCTCTTATATGGCTGAAGCCCATGACGTGATTGCCAATTCAGCTTACACCTGTACCGAGGATGGCACTGAGATCTATGACATAATCGGATTTCGCATCACCCAGGCAGCCGATGGCCTGGTGAAGGTCACTCGTGTGGACAACAAGTGCTTGATTCGCACCAGTCCCGGCAATGGATCGGCCACTTTGACCACACCTGGCATCCATTGCACTGCCTCTCTGGGCAAGACCTCGCATCTGTTTGTTCG TCGCAATGAGAAGCGCATGCACTTCGATGGATCCTGTTTCATTGTACGCAACGCCGGACACTCCGCCGGCTTCAATGAGAACAACCTGCTCATTGTCTACTGA